CGGCTCAGGTTAAAATAGGAATAGCGCTTGGTATATGCCATGGCCCTGGCAGAAAGGCCCGGTGTAATGAAGCTCAGATCCTGCTTTACTTCCAGCTGTACGTTCAATGTAGACGTGCTGTATTGCTGGAAGCCTGACACCATAGATGCGTAAGGATTGTTATACACCTCTCCATCGGAGCCGCGGGCAGCATTTCCGAACAAAGGATGTTTTACATCAGGCAGATCACTGGCGGGGAAGATAGCCGGGAACAGCACGGGGTTGGCATTCAATGCACTTTTGAAGATGGCTGCGCCGCCACCAACAGGACCGTTATAATCATCGAAATTACCGGTGGTTCTGATGATGGCTTCAGTGGTGGAAGTGAGCTTCAGGTTCACGTTGGAACGGATCTCATAACTCCTCAACCGGATATTATTATTGAAGTTGTTGCTGCTTTGTGTTTTCAGGATGCCGTTATCCTGGTTCATAGTAGCCCCTACATAATATTGCGCCTTCTGGCCGCCGCCGGAGAGGTTGAGATTCAGGCGCTGGTTATTCGTAAATTTTTTGATCAGTGTTCCCAGCCAGTCGTTATTGGGATACAGATAGGGGTTGTCGCCGGCTTTGGTATGATCGATCTTGTTCTGGCTGTAAGGCAGCGGGGCGAGGCGGTTCCGGGTGATTGCTGCTTCGTTGGCCAGTTGCATGTAGGAGATATTATCGGCCAGCTCAATGTTCCGGGTGTTGGAAGAAAAAGAATTCTCAAAACGTATATTCATTTTCGTTACCCCTGCTTTACCAGATTTGGTGGTGACCAGTATTACGCCGTTGGCGCCGCGTGCGCCGTACAACGATGAGGCAGCGGCATCTTTCAATACGGAAAACCCGGCGATATCATCCGGCTGCAGGCGGGCCAGTTCGGTGGAAGTAGATTCCATTCCGTCGATCAATATCAGGGGATCCAGTTTTCCTGAACCGAATGAGGTAATACCGCGGATAAAGAAGGAAGCGTTATCGGCTCCCGGCTCTCCGCTTCGCTGGTAGGATACCAATCCGGATATACGCCCTGCGAGCATGGTAGTCAGGTTACTGGTAGGTCCTTTGATTTCTTTCGGATTCACGGTAGTGATAGAGCTGACCATGCTTTGTTTCTTTTGCTGGCCGTAGGCGACTACCACCACATCGTTCAGGTCGTTCCGGTTATCGAGCAGTGTTACCAGGATGGTGTGCCTTCCGTTTACCGGGATTTCCTGTGGCTGATACCCGAGGAAAGAGAAGACCAGGGTATCGGAGGCCGTTGTTAGTTTGATGGTATAGTCGCCGCTGGAAGTGGTAACTGTACCATTGGGCTGGTGTTTCACCTTTACGGTCACGCCTGGCATGGCTTGTCCTTTGGCGTCCAGCACTTTACCTGTTACTGTGAATACCGTCTGGCTAAAGACAGCATTCCCTGCAAGCAACAGTAAAAGGAAGTACAGATATTTCTGTACCAGGAAGGTTGGGATTCGTTTTTTCATAACAGTGCAGACAAATGTTTAGAGCGATTTAGTTTTGTACATACATAAGTACATATTAAAACGGTAATGTCAAACTATTTTGAAAGAAAAATTTCCAATACTATCTGTTATCATTAATAATAAGTTATTTAGATATTATTCATACAATCCATGTAATTGGATCTTTTTTTCTACACACCGCCGTTAACTCGGCAATGCATTGCAGACGGGCAGCAAAAAGTCGGCAAAAATGGCTGCTATTTGTTAACTTGCAGACAGCTCACTATGTTACTACATATATGAATTTAGCAATTGACCATCAAAGTGCCACTCCCCTGCATATACAGGTAGAAAACCTTTTACGGGAGCTGATTAAGCAGCCCGAGTATCAGGCGGGAAAGCTGTTACCCAATGAAATGGAACTGGCCAGGAAGCTGGCTATTTCACGAACTACCTTACGCCAGGCGATCAATAAACTGGTGTACGAAGAGTTGCTGGTGCGGAAGAAAAGACTGGGCACCAAAGTAGCCCAGCAGAAAATGAGCTCAAAATCCATGAACTGGCTGAGCTTTACACAGGAAATGCAGGCCAGGGGGATTGCCATTAAGAATTACGAATTGCATATCAGCTGGGTGTTTCCTGATGAACAGGTGGCCAATTTCTTCGATATTAAACCCGATAAAAAAGTAATGAAACTGGAGCGTCTGCGGGGCAATCCGCAGGAGCCGTTTGTTTATTTTGTTTCCTATTTCCACCCCAGAATTGGCCTTACCGGTGAAGAAGATTTTAAGCGGCCGCTGTATGAAATGCTGGAGCAGGAGCATTATGTGGTAGCTACTTTATCGAAGGAGGAAATCAGCGCCAGAACTGCTGATAAATTCGTTGCTGCCAAGCTGGAAATTAATGCAGACAGTGCTATTTTGTTCCGGAAGCGGTACGTTTTTGATCAGGCCGACCGCCCCATTGAATACAACCTGGGGTATTATAAAGCGGAGAGCTTTGTATACACTGTGGAGAGCAGGCGCACGCCCTGATCTTTCCTTATTTTCATCATGATTCAAAAACAAAACTTGTATTTTTTAGATACTTGTAATATGTTTGTACATTATAACATAAAATATAAATCGCAAGCATGTTATCACCCATTCGAGAACAACAGATGACAGCGTCGCGGGCTACGGAACAGCACCTGATCCCATTGACGAAAGACAGACAGGATATAACCGGGTACAACATTTACCCCAGCTTTCCCGCCACAGGCCCTATTTATACGGGTTTTGAGGCATTAGCCAGCTGGATCATTCAACAGTCGGCCAATGTGGTGATTGATGGTTACAGTGGTGTATTTTGGGAAGCATTTATCGGGAAGTTGCAGGAGCAGCTGGTCTTGCAAAATATTGCAGCGAATTATATAGCTGTTGCAGACGCCTTGCAGCCAAATTCAGCGATCGCCGATCTTATCGCATCCAGTATCGGAGGCGATGATCCATTATTCGGAAAGCGCTTCACCGGGGAGCTTCGGGATTTTTTTTCAGCAGATAAACTGCAACAATTACAACCTGTTCCGGGGAAACTGAATATCATTTATGGCAGCGGAGCGTCGTTAGCTGATTGGCCTGGAACGGTGTTGTATATTGATGTACCGAAGAATGAGATCCAGTTCAGGTCGAGAGCCGGCAAGACCTGTAACCTGGGGCAATCCACACCGGGCAGTGATCCGAGGCAACAATACAAGCAGTTTTATTTTGTAGACTGGCCGGTACTCAACCGGCATAAAAAACAATTGCTGCCACAGATCGATGTTATTATTGATGAACAACGAATTGATGATATCACCTGGTGCACAGGCGAAACGCTGCGCCAGACGCTTCGTCGCATGTCGCAGCATATGTTCAGAGCGCGACCCTGGTTCGAACCGGGCGTATGGGGCGGGCAATGGATGAAAGAGCAGATTCCTTCTCTCAATAAAGCCGTCGTGAACTATGCGTGGTCTTTCGAGTTGATTGCTCCGGAAAACGGTATCCTGCTGGAATCGGGCGGAGCGTTGCTGGAGGTATCCTTTGATACTGTGCAGATGCTGGATAATAAAGCCCTGCTGGGTAAAGCAGCAGAGCGGTTCGGAGATGCATTTCCGATCAGGTTCGATTTCCTGGATACATTTGATGGTGGTAATCTTTCCGTACAATGTCATCCTACAGTGGCCTATACAAAGGAACATTTCGGTGAGGATTTTACGCAGGATGAAACTTATTACATACTGGATACGAAGCCCGGCGCCAGTGTTTACCTTGGTTTCCAGGAAAATATCAATGCTGTGGAATTTAAGCAGGTATTGCAGAACAGTTTCAGTGATCATAAGCCCGTGGATGTTGAAAAATATGTACAGGTTTTTCCATCTCACAAACATGATCTGTTTCTCATACCAAACGGTACAGTACACAGTTCCGGGAAAAATAACCTGGTGTTGGAGATCAGCGCTACGCCTTATATTTTTACTTTCAAGATGTACGATTGGTTGCGGGCGGATCTGAGCGGGCAGCCCCGTACACTGAACATCGACCGGGCATTTGCCAACCTGAATTTTGAGAGAAAGGGAGATGTGGTACAG
The genomic region above belongs to Chitinophaga sp. 180180018-3 and contains:
- a CDS encoding GntR family transcriptional regulator — translated: MNLAIDHQSATPLHIQVENLLRELIKQPEYQAGKLLPNEMELARKLAISRTTLRQAINKLVYEELLVRKKRLGTKVAQQKMSSKSMNWLSFTQEMQARGIAIKNYELHISWVFPDEQVANFFDIKPDKKVMKLERLRGNPQEPFVYFVSYFHPRIGLTGEEDFKRPLYEMLEQEHYVVATLSKEEISARTADKFVAAKLEINADSAILFRKRYVFDQADRPIEYNLGYYKAESFVYTVESRRTP
- a CDS encoding class I mannose-6-phosphate isomerase, whose product is MLSPIREQQMTASRATEQHLIPLTKDRQDITGYNIYPSFPATGPIYTGFEALASWIIQQSANVVIDGYSGVFWEAFIGKLQEQLVLQNIAANYIAVADALQPNSAIADLIASSIGGDDPLFGKRFTGELRDFFSADKLQQLQPVPGKLNIIYGSGASLADWPGTVLYIDVPKNEIQFRSRAGKTCNLGQSTPGSDPRQQYKQFYFVDWPVLNRHKKQLLPQIDVIIDEQRIDDITWCTGETLRQTLRRMSQHMFRARPWFEPGVWGGQWMKEQIPSLNKAVVNYAWSFELIAPENGILLESGGALLEVSFDTVQMLDNKALLGKAAERFGDAFPIRFDFLDTFDGGNLSVQCHPTVAYTKEHFGEDFTQDETYYILDTKPGASVYLGFQENINAVEFKQVLQNSFSDHKPVDVEKYVQVFPSHKHDLFLIPNGTVHSSGKNNLVLEISATPYIFTFKMYDWLRADLSGQPRTLNIDRAFANLNFERKGDVVQDTLLSQPVTMREGRDWKIVHLPTHPQHFYRIERLEFNTLIELDTAGQCHILSLVEGSVIKVITNGLTQTVHYAETFVIPAATGTYTLVSDGAAVKVVRAFVKEECC